The Panicum virgatum strain AP13 chromosome 3N, P.virgatum_v5, whole genome shotgun sequence genome includes the window TAGGCCCATTTCgccctccgttgcaccgacaCGATCTTTGGACGGTTCGTGATGCACCCCTGGGTCGGTTCTCAGTGAGTGAATCCGTTATCTTGTGTTTTTGTGGGCCCATGGATCTATGGGTGTTCCATTGCATCCCTCGGATCAAACCATCATAGAACCAGTGCATGGGATTGCTTCTCTCTGTGTTTCCTTGCATGTGTCTAAAGATGACTTGGTTTGAGCCTGActtgggttcggccgaaccacttTGTGTGGCGGAACTCAAGTTTCCTCTGATTGAGGTGAATTCAGTAGGCAGGCCAACACCGACCCACCGTCCGCACTCCGCATccggtctttttttttttctcccggACGGTTCTTTCGCAACCCACGCATCCCTCCCCGCCCGCCCGCACGACCGCTCCCCCACGTCGCACACGATTACGGAAGCAGTTCCCAGTAGAAGCTCCATCGCCGAGGTGGTGGAGGGCAGCTGGAGgtggaggggggcggcggcAAGCTTGTCGATTTCAGGAGCGACTTCTGGCGGCCGCCACCTCATCGGTGGCTCCTGCTtcctctggcggcggcggcagctacaTGAGGATTTGGCTTCCGCCGGTGGCAGAGGTCCCGACTCCCATTCCCGTTCGAATCTGGCTGGGGCGGCGGAGGTCCCGGCTCCCGTTCCCCGTTCGAATCCGGCAGGGGTGGCGGAGGATCCGGCTCTCGTTCCCCATTCGAACCCATCTTGGGCAGCGGTCTCTGTcgcccacccccccccccccccccccccccagttcTACCTCGGGGCGACCTCACCCTCTCTCTCGGCGTGGTGGACAGGTCCAGGCGGCCATGGGTGCTGGTGCCACGGGCAGATCCCGGTGGTGTTGGGTGTCTCCGTGGCGGCCAAGTCCAGGGTCTTCCTCGGCGGCCCAGCGTCAGGCCAGCCCGGGTCTTCCTCGGTGGCCTCACCTTCTCCTCCAGCGTTGTACCCTGGCATCCTTATATGTGGAGGTGGAAGATGCCCTGCAGTCATAAGCAGGCACCACCGGCCATGGTCAGCCCTCTAACCAGTCCTCTTTATCATCTCATATGATTTATTTTGGTTAATCTCCGAAATCTGACGTTATCTGGTGTGTGTACGAAATTTGCGTCGACCAAGATTTCTCCTGGTAACTGTGCACATCCTCTGCAAATCACAAGCTCCTGTGCTCCAAACAGGTCAGGTCCTCTGATTTCCCCTCCCTATAATCCCCATGGCGACGGACCCTTGCCTCCACTATCAATTTGTGCTGCCACCCTCACCTTGCCCCCTCTTATTTTATTTATCCATATCTAGTTTTAATAGATTTCAGTATCCATCTGGTCCGTGCAAGGTTCACAACTTAATTTTAGGTTTGTAGTTCTGATTCAATAAGATTTGACTAATTCTTGGAGCACTCCCGTGAAGAAAATCCTGGTTCCATGGATATAGCAGTATTTAAATTTTAATCCCGTTTCAGCTTAGTCCATTTCTTTTATTGTCAGCGAGTTCAGATCCTCAGATCTACTTCTATTACGTACATGATTATGCCGATCCGTGTACCTGTACATCTTGTAGAATAAGACTGTATGTTTGTTCTAATCTTGTTTTACAATTCCTGCTGAGATCTTTATGATCTACCTAATGAGCAGGACATGAATATGGGGCAAGCATACTTGTAAAATTTATGTTTTCATATTCACACCtggcataaaaatttgcaatcATGCTACTTTAGTTGCAAATGCTCGAGTTCTTTATGGTTTGAAAAACAAGGACGTCTTGTGATGCAAGACTGCACAGAATTAAAGTTTCATGTTCATAAATGGCATCATATGCGAATAGCACATTTGCAAATAAGTTGTGTCTTTACAgtttacaaaaatataaagttctTGCTATGTTGCATTGCCATAGAATTTATTTTTTTGTGTTCGCACATGGCATTATTTGCGATCAGGTTACTTTAGTTGTAAATAGTTGAGGTCTTTATTGTTTATAAAATAACAATTTGTTATAGCTGCTAgattgcatagaattagtttttTATGTTCGTACATGGCATTATTTACTATCAGCATATTATTGGGAGCAAATAATTGAGGCCTTTATGGTTTAAGAAATAGAATGATCATCTTACATCTAGCCCCAAAATCTTTGTCCCCAAAATTGATATTCATACTGATCTCTAGTTCATCGGTAGAATCCCCAAATTTTACTTCTATCTACAACTTTGAATCCCTTAAATCCTTTGATGGCACTGTTCATTTTTAAATGGCATTTGTGGGTATATATATGCTGGGTTGGTGATGGACTATATATTGCTTAAAGGTTTGATCTGATTAGGATTATTACGGAACTTCAGTGTTCCAGATTTCTGCCATTTAAGTACATCACTGAATCTTGTAATTGCTGAGTGTTATCTCATGGATCTATGGCAATAGTTCACTCATATGGATAGATTACCACTTCTTGTATACGCCACTTTTGAGCATTTGTCCTCTATTGATTGATTCATGGCCCTTACAACAAAGCATACTGAATTTAGTATGACACGTGATGTTGGTTTCAGAGAATATTATTTTTAGACTGATGGATGACATGCATTTAGTATTTATTTTCTCCATAGTAGTATATCCATAGCCCTCGAAAAAGAGTTTATTTGTCACGAAAGAGAATATTATCAGCTACTGGCTAAATAATCTCAAGGTAAAATATCTTAGCTGGTGATTATTGTTGTAACATATTTTAGGTAAAATAGTTTATTGGTAAATAGTTTTGCTTTTGCAGAATGGATTGACTTGTCTTGAATCTGCATTCAGATGCAAGGAATGTTGTGATTTGCTGACTGAAATAACAGGTTCCTACTGCTTTGTCTTTCAACCAATTCAAAGCTTCCATTTCCCTCTGTTTCCTCCAGTATCCTTCTGCGTTCTTTGCTCACTTCAGCTGTCATTTTCTTTTCAGGGCTTCTTTTCTAATTGAACCTATTGTTTCTCTAAATCTGGATGATAAGTATGAACCTATTACATCAGGATGTGAGCTAATGACCACATGACTCCTCAAATAGATTAACATGACTCAAATTGTTACACTGCAATGGAATGATGACCTGAAAATGCACACACTGTCATCGTGGTGAAGTACCTTGTGTCCCTTTGCACCAATGTTGCATAGGCGGTGTGGGGCGTTCCTTCTCCCACTCAAATACCTGAATCTGTGTTCTTAATCCTGGTGATTATACAGTCTTTTGTATGAGCAGGATGCTCCTAGTTCTCAGGCACTCCATCTTAATCGTAGTATATGCAATCCTTTCTAGCACTGCATTCTGATATGATCAAGATCATTATGAAGTTTTTTTCACATATTTGATTATTTGTGATAAGCTAGGAAACTAATCCAGTGCTTGATTGTCTTATTTTCTATTAGGCTATTGTGACTTTGGCCGCATGTATTATTTATGGCCACACCATTTTAGTTTTCATGCTCACACATGGTATACTATTTGATATCACATATAGCAAAATTTGCGATCAAACAAATTGAAGATATAATATGAATCTCCTTGGGCAAAATCTTCCCGTTCATCAAAATACAAATAGTAGATTACGAAAAAAAAGTTTACCTCCTGTCACATTCCACGTCAAAACATAAACAAACATTTTTAAGTCCTCAGTGGAAGCACGGCAATCCTCAACAGAAGCGTGGAAAATGTTTAGTTATGAGCCTTGTCCACGATATTTTTAACTGACGTTCAACTCTAAGTTACGTTGGAACCTTCCGTTTCATCAGAAAAGTAAGAAAAAAAGTCACGTTGAAACCTCCGTCCGTCGTGGAAGAAAAAACTAGTGAACTGGATAGGACATCGTAGCAGTCACACGATCTTGTCAAAATCACGCGgaagaaaaatagaaaccgGAACGAGtgatatatgtgtgtgtgtgtgtgtgtgtgtgtgtgtgtgtgtgtgtgtgtgtgtgtgtgtgtgtgtgtgtatgtgtgtgtgtgtgtgtgtgtgattcGTCATAGGAAGTGGTTGCATGTGCAACGGGCCAGGCAAACCAACAATGCACTCGCTGGCCCACTGGTCAGGTAGCAAGCCATCCCTTCCCTTATAAATACAATAGCAATCGTGCATCCAGCCCCATAGGCCATAGCTACCTGAACACAAGTACTCAAAATCTCTTGCAGAGACCAGCTAGTCCATCGGCCGGCGGCGATGATGCCCTATGGCACCGCTgcagaggcggaggcggcacTTGGCCGTTCCTTGACATGGGCAGAGTCCTGGTGGTTCCGGTACTCAGCAAGAATGCCAGACTTGTGGCTCATGTGGCACGTCGCCCTTGTCTTCTTCGTCATGTATGCACTCGTTCCGCTACCCCTCCTGCTTCTCCAGCAGCTCGCGCCAGCATTTGCCTTGAAGTACAAGCTGCAGCCCCAAGTAAAGCAGGCGTCTCCGATCGCCATACTACGGTACATGAGGGACAGCACGGGTCTTGTACCGTTTATCATCGGTCCTTTCGCAGCCATCTACTCCGCTGCATTCAAGGTCTGTATATAATGCTAATTTATTTGTGAAATTTACTAAAACCAGCTGGCATGCATATTGCAAATTAAGTAAACGTTTAAATAtagattatattattattatattgtAGGAATAACTTGAAATGTAGTACAATTAGTTGCCATTATTATACACTTTAGCCTTGCTATGGAATTGCATGAGCCAATAATTGCTAAGCTAAATGAAGATGATGCTCACAAAATTTGCGGATAAAGATTAATTACCTCTTTAATAGAATATTTAACCTCAAGAACGAATCACAACAATTATTGAAACAAAGCTACAGAAGTATTTGTCGGTGCATGCCAGTAAATTGACTAGTGCAATTTCCAAAAAAGATCGACGAGATCAACTTATTATTAATAATAACCTTGTACTTCATACGACAGATGTTGGGGATGCGGATGGGGCTTCCGTTACCTTCTGCAAGGGAGACAATGACACAGCTCGTTGTGTACTCCTTGGTGGAGGACTACATAGACTACTGGTTGCATCGCTTTCTGCACACCAAGTGGGGCTACGATAAGATTCACTATGCCCACCACGAGATCAGGACAGCGACGGGCTTCGGTGCATCCTATGCCGAGCTAACCGTGTATGCCATCACTATCTTTGCTGGGCCGGCCATTGTGCCATGTCATGTCACGACGCATTGGCTTTGGTTCTCCATACGCATAATGGTGAACATGGACACACACAGCGGGTAATTATTAGATAAGTCAAGTTTGTCCTAAAGTTTATAATTATTTTGATTGTTATGTATTTAGAATTTATTATTTGTGTTTGACGAATGATCGCTTGTTATTATTGACCTCCTCTTGTAATGTAGCTACGACTTCCCATTCAGCCTCTCGAAGTTGATCCCATTCTATGTTGGCGCAAAATTTCACGACTACCATCACTATGCGGGAGGACAAAGCCAGAGCAATTTCAGTTCTATTTTCACATACTGCGACAATTTATATGGGACAAACAAAGTAAGTTTATTGTTTCTATGCAAGTTATGGACTCGTCACATTAGCTTATTTCTCGCCTTTTTTCTCTGTCTTTCAGGGCTACATGTACCACAAGGGAAGCCTATTAAAGGTATAGCTTTGTTCATACTGTTGGCACCTTCTTACTTGATCTCTGCCAGTACAAATTTGACTTATATGATTTATCTCAATTGA containing:
- the LOC120666282 gene encoding very-long-chain aldehyde decarbonylase GL1-10-like; the encoded protein is MMPYGTAAEAEAALGRSLTWAESWWFRYSARMPDLWLMWHVALVFFVMYALVPLPLLLLQQLAPAFALKYKLQPQVKQASPIAILRYMRDSTGLVPFIIGPFAAIYSAAFKMLGMRMGLPLPSARETMTQLVVYSLVEDYIDYWLHRFLHTKWGYDKIHYAHHEIRTATGFGASYAELTVYAITIFAGPAIVPCHVTTHWLWFSIRIMVNMDTHSGYDFPFSLSKLIPFYVGAKFHDYHHYAGGQSQSNFSSIFTYCDNLYGTNKGYMYHKGSLLKLKMKEAEHNNVKTRDSSGKED